In Mustela lutreola isolate mMusLut2 chromosome 4, mMusLut2.pri, whole genome shotgun sequence, the genomic stretch TTATGAGCATGGGTCGTAATGGTAGTAAAATGAAACACAGTAGAGATAACAAGCATATCTTCCTAACAGTGTCTTAACCTATGTTCTAGCTTTACCATTAAAACACTGTGAATAAGGAAAATTTAACATGGAAGGAAGTCCTTGTCCATGTAAAGTATATGACTAGAAGTCAGAGTGATAGTTTTTTTGTGTGAGACTTTGAGCCTGGCATGAATTCATGGTAAAGAGATTTTGGTTCTTACCACTGCTCTGCAACTCAGAAGGACCACTGAGGAGACCACATTGAGAAAAGGATGACCCTAAGCAGAGTTCTGATTCTGGGGACTCTTGCCCTGACCACCATGATGAGCCCTGGTGGCAGTGAAGACATTGTGGCTGACCATGTTGGTTCCTATAACATAGACGTCTACCAGTCCTATGGTCCCTCTGGACAGTCCACTCAAGAATTTGATGGAGATGAGGAATTCTATGTGGATTTGGAGAAGAAGGAAACTGTCTGGCGGCTGCCTGTGTTTAGTACATTTGCAAGTTTTGACCCACAAGGTGCACTGAGAAAATTggcaatagcaaaacaaaacttgaacatCTTGACTAAACGCTCCAACTATACCACTGCTACCAATGAGGTTCCTGAGGTGACAGTGTTTCCCAAGTCTCCTGTGAGTTTGGGTCAGCCCAACACCCTCATCTGTCTTGTGGACAACATCTTTCCTCCTGTGATCAATATCACGTGGTTGAAGAACAGGCACTCAGTCACAGAAGGTGTTTCTGAAACCAGATTCCTCGCCAGGAAGGACCATTCCTTCCTAAAGTTCAGTTACCTCACCTTCCTCTCTTCTGCTGATGATATTTATGATTGCAAGGTGGATCACTGAGGCCTGGATGAACCACTTCTGAAACACTGGGAACCTGAAATTCCAGCCCCTATGTCAGAGCTGACAGAAACCGTGGTCTGTGCCCTGGGGTTGTCTGTGGGCCTTGTGGGCATTGTGGTGGGCACCGTCTTCATTATCCAAGGCCTGCGCTCAAGTGGTGCTTCCAGACATCAAGGACCCTTGTGAGCCGCACCCTAGAAAGGAAGGAGCACCGCATGCTCACTGACCAGAGCAGGAGAGTGAACTTGATAGGTGACCTAGCACTATTGCCTGGCTGAGTTCGTCATATTCCTTCTCTGTCCAACATTGCCCCTCTCACCTCTTCTCTAGGATTTAAGGTCCAGCTACATCCTCTGAGAGCTCACATATCCTTTGGAATTCTGTGCCTtgaatgtctgattttttttttcttttctcagtttttaCTTACTGTGAGATCTCTGGGATATTCCACCCAGTTACCTGATTCTTTGTAACCCTGATCCAGAACTCCCATGGAAATAATAAATTTCCCTTTATGAAGTCttctaataaaattttcctttctttcatctcagaaaaaaaaaaaagattttgaacagcATCTGGCAACAGGAAGGTTTATGTCACAACCATGGAGAAATCTTGATTAAATGGATCTTCCTTATGGACCTTCGTAATTCCTTCTGACAGGTCTGATTCAAATTACTTTAATGTCACCCATGGAAGAAGGTTAAGCTTATTGACAAAAAGTCACTATCGGTGTGTGACATTTATTCTCTAACCATGAATAATCAAGTGTTGACTACAGATCAGTTCACCTTCCATTAAATCACACTTTCTTCTGAAATATTGAGACTATGTGTGACAAAGGTGGATAGAAAGAGAATGTTTAATTGCAAAAACTTTCTGTGATGCTTTAATGTCATAAAGATGTATTTATGTGCAGTCTAAACGAGCCACCTACAACCTGTTAATTACACAACACAAGTATTATCATCTCCCCTTCAATATATGGGGAACCTAAGCTAGCATGACTTGCTAAAATCAGCTGCCCTGCAAAGATAACTAGGACTAGAACAGaagtcttctgtctctcctcatTCAGTGTCCTCTCAACCACAGATGGTCTTCAACTTGCCATGGTTTGACTTAGGGATTTTCCATGTTATAATGGTATGAAAATGATGCACATCAGTAGAAACTACAGTTCAAATTTTGAATCTGGATCTTTTCCCAGACTAGCGCAATGCAGAGAGTCCTCCCTACAGTGCTGGCCTGAGCAGCTACGGCCTTCAGTCTGCCAGTGATCACGAGGGTCAGCAACCTTTGAAAAGTGTTGTTTTCACTTTCCATACACCATCCAATAATTATTATTCAACACTTTAATATACATAGGCTTTGTGAATGATTTTTCCCAACTGTAGGCTAGTGCACATGTTCTGAGTACCTTCAAAGTAGGCGAGgatgggggtatagctcagtggtagagcatttgactgcaaagtAGGCGAGGCTGAGCTATGACGTTTGGCAGGTGAGGTGTACTCTGTGCATTTTCAACTTAAGGTGGGTTTATTGGTTTGTGACCTTATCGTATAATGAGGAAGATCTGTATACTCTTCCACTTAATTGCTTGCAAATTGATTCAACATTCTCTATTAGATTGTATTTAGGAAGCTAGGATTAAAGCTTTACTCTCAACCGAGGCATCTTTATTGACTTAGACTTTAAATTGTTTCTACTTCATAGAAAGTTTTGGGAAATGGatgaagataaggaaaaaaaagaatgaaggaatggAATCAATTATTGATCACGCAGTTATGGATGAGACATTTAATACACAAACCCAGCATGGCTGTCTGGGTCTTCTCCCGCCTTTTCTGATGAAGCTGTTTCCATGCTTCATCAATAGAGCAGAAGTCCTTGTTACACTGGGTCTCTAAAACCATGCATGCCTAATCATTTTTCAGTCCACAGAGGGATGGCAATTTCCTAGGAAGCCTTCGATGTCTGAAGTCATTGGGTGCATTTCTTTCCAAACTGTTTTTTGAGCCAAATTCCACCTCTGCTCATAAGTCTTAATCAGATCAATATGAACCCAATGCTCACACTTTCTGACACATTCATCtaaatcattttttccttttttctagtaTGGAAAATCCATCCTAAGACAGGGGTAAAGTATATCTTTCCACGTCAAAATAGTGCACACAGcaagttatattattttttttgtcatgTGTAATAGACACTTATTATTTTCACCCAGGGAAGAGTCAGATTTGATTCCCGTAAAGGAAGGGTCAGTAATAAGAACTTTATGAGTTTCAAATCCCTAGTCAGACTTCTTTAAGTAAGGTCAATGCTTAAAGATCTGGTCCTGAGGGCTGAAACCCAGCATGTGGGAGCACATGTGCGTGCACACTCCCACCCAGTACATGACTTAATGAGGACGAAAAGATTCTCATACCATTAGACAAATTCGGTGTTACTCAGCATTTTTGTACTTACTTACACAATTATTTGGGCTGTAAAGTCACCATTTCAAAGAAATTATTCAGAGAGGTAAAGTTATaggatgctctttttttttttctttctttttctttttcttttttttttttttttttactgtactgGGAACTGTGAAGTGGAAGTTAAGACCCAATTTTTGATTCATAGCTTACCCACAGGAATATATTTCAGACAGATATGTGACACATGGTGTAACCTCTGATTTATTAGAATCCGCTTTATGCATTTTTCAGAGATAGTAATTTGGTATCTGAAAGTCCCAGGCCAAATACTCTAGGTCACATTATTGCTTGCTGTGTGATAATGACAGccacaattaatatttttaaaaattggtctcTTTGGGacgtttttaaataatattttgatctaagtttataaatataaaaattctgttttttctaCTAGTCTGGCAATGAGAATAAATCAGGTGCAGAAACATTTCTTTGATGCTTGCTGCATGCTTATCTTGCAAAAGATATATATGCTTCTTGATAAACATTAAGTTTACTTTTCTGGAATGGTAGAGCTTTCCATCTGTTCTTAGATCATAAAATAGCTTTGTCAACATTTTAAGTAGTTATCCAGGCTAAAATTGAATCACCAAAATTCCAGAATTTTGGCTGAAATTCTTCTAATCAGAGAAATTCATTTCCTGGGAGTTGGACATAGGCATTATGATATATGTAAGAAGTGAAAACTGGTTAGAAAACAGTAAGTGGATAGCAGTAGACCTTTGTGCTCCAACAGTTTGGAAGATCTGGACACTTCCTGAGGCCCTTTGCTAcccttttctgattttattttaatcattttaattttcataatcctTTATCTTAATTCACTTTCTTGAATGTAAGGTCTAGccatgcttttattttccttcagccTCTCTTATAGACGGTTATACATTTGGTTGGAATACTTCCGACCTCAACATCTTCCACTTGCCATCACTAGACTTAGATCATGCTCCTGAAGTTAGGGACTTCAAACCTTGGTTTTTCCGAGGTCagttttagtttttatctttCCTGAATTCGGAGTCCTGGCTTCCAGTGTAAGGACATCTCTCAAGCTGTGCAAACCTACCTTCAGGTGTCCTGAGGAAGCCTTACatctccccctcctgctcctggcCTCCTACCCTGGGGACTCGGTGTTGTCCCAGCAGTCCGAGGGTCACAGGCTGGGAGCTGTGGCCCTAACTTCTGAGGTGTTTGGCTCATTTGTTCTGAAATAGGAAATTTGAAAACTAGCCAACCTCCTAAAATACTTTTAATTCAACACCTTTTGGCTTTCATCATATGTGTGCCAGATGCAAATAGGTGAAATTTCCAGAATTTTGTTTTACACTGAGAATCAAAGTAGTCTATCATTCTATGTAATGCATTTGATGGACTGTGAGGCTACAGGGATTCGATACCCACCATCATCTATTTACAAGGCTGACCGGTGTTCTTCGTGCTCATCTTTTTGCTCTGTCATTCTAAAAGCTCTTAGTTGACCTTAATGTTGAGTAGGACCCAGACTTTCCTTCAATTCTTTGCCGTTCCTTCTATCTTAGCCCAAGTGCCACCTTCTCATTGAAACAACTCTGACCACCCCATTTAAAATTACAATCCACACCCTCCCTCTGTTCCCAGttcttcttcaaaaaatatatttatagcacTTAGCACCTTCTAACACACTAAAACTTGTTTATGATGTCTGTGGTTTATTTCAGTTTCCACAGGACAAGGGACTTTCACTCTTGGTTCATTAGTGTCTGTCCAGCAACTAGAACAGGGCCTGACACgtggtaagtgctcaataaacattgatTGAGTAAGTTGTAAACAGCAGCATATTCCTTGGTAAATGAAAGGAGGTTTAACTTTCAGCGTGCGTGTCGGAATATTCTCTGGACTGAAGCTCAGTCAAAGCACTCACTCCAATCAAGGAAAAGGCCCTGATTGAATTAATGACTTACCTTGAGAATAAAAACTTGAAGAGGTGCAcaggtaaaattattttataactgctCCCTATCAGGAAGTGTGGGCTGTTGGCCCCCTTCCCAGTCCAAAATGAAAGGtgccaaaaaagaaagaggaaactgtatggtttcagaaaaggaaaataaagcccATGAGGCCTCCTGGGGACTCAGATGGAGGTGGGACCTGGTTTGGGAGAAAATACTGGGGAAGCTGAGCGGAAGCAGatggtgggctgggctgggggaggagccaTGCTGTCCGTTGCCTCTCATCCCTTTGCTGTGTCACACTCCCCTTCAcaaacaaatatattatatatataaaagatatatgtataattatgtgTAGTATATGATCATATATTATACAGCATGTATAAAAGATGTCCCACAAAAAAAGTCAAGgagaaaatacatgcaaaaataatgagtaaaaatttcctagaaataaacaaacagtGATCTCAGATCACAAAGGCTCATCGAAAGCAAACTGTAAATAAGGAAAAACCGCACACACATGTAGTTTAAGACCCTCTGAGACAAACATAAAATTCCAAAGGCTTTTAGGTAGGAAGCGCTGATCTCCCACAGGATACTTTGACTCTGGATTCCCCAATGTAGTCCTGGAAGCAGGAACATATTTCCTATTCAGCTAAATTATAATTTCTGTGTGAGGGCATAGCAAATATATTCTGAGGCACATAAGGGTCAGAAAGCTTATCTGTCCAAGATTTTCTTTGATCTTTCTTGAAGGAGGTACTCCAGTAAGAAGACAAGTAAATCCAGAAGCATGCCATGGTAGATAAGGGTGAATAAATAACcagctaaaagaaaaagaaataactagaTAAAAATGATTGGGGttttaaaatcaagagaaaactaggaaggaaggaaggaaggaaggacggacggacggacggaagGAAACCCTTCATAAACAAAAATCTGGAAgacattaaatttcaaaaatgctTTCATTGAGTTGATTTCAGATATTAGAGATGATGAACTTCATTgaaatttctgatttctttaaaaGCATCTACAGAAGGCAATTTCTCTGCGCTCTCGACCTAAGTTTAATGTTTTAGCCTGAACACTCAGGCAGAGCTCTTGGGTGTCAGTCAAGGACATGGAAACTCGCTGGTACCCGGTGAACGCTCACGTCTTGGTTCCTGCAGAGGTGATGGGAAGGGGAGTGTTAAACGGATTAGAGCAGGGGAAGGGTCTATCAAAATCTGAATGTGTGTTCACGGTGATAAGTCGGGGCACGGCTGGCTATGGGCAGGCTGGTCTGACAGTGCAGCTTCCTCAACTCATTTCATTTCCGCCACGTAGCACCACCTGGGAACTTGTGCATGGATTTGGTTCAAACACCTCTGTGGAAAAGGGGTTCCTGTGGGTGCTCGGTGGAGATGGTTTATGGGAGTAATTAACAGGCTCTTTGTCAAAGCTAATGAAGTCTCTTCAGTCATAGAAAATGTGACTGGCACATCGGTCTAGAACTTGACAGGCTAGCACACCAGGCTCTCAGCAATCTGGGGCTTAGTCTGGACTGGCCGGGTAGACTGGGGGCAAGCTGTTTGCCAGTCCAGGTCTAAGCTTACACACCTGCTTAATGAGGGCATTGAATGGTAGAACTCTCTGATCCCTTCTAGCCCAGATCTTCTGGGGCTCCTCAAATTGTGGATGAGATTTTGGGTTAGATTGCATTGAATAGTAACAAAAGGAGCATATTGAATTTGGCTGAGGTGACAGAAATAAGATTTCCCACCCCTGAGGTGCCCTATGAACTCAACTAATAATAGCTATCGGTCATTAAACACCTGCTAAGGACTCTGTCTTGCCATTCATCATTCCATTTAATGTCAGCCACAGCTTTGCAAAGCACATGGGCTGCCTTCCCACTTCTCGAAGGGGAATTCTAAGGTTTTGAATAGGACTACAGGTGCCGAGAGTCAGAAAAGGATGTCAACCCAAGACAATGAAAAAGGCCTTGCTTTTCCTCTTCCAAGTAGCTTGTCTTTTCCCCTACCTGGCAGAGGCTACCTACTGCTGTGTAGAAAATCACCTAAAAACTCAATAGCTTATTATCTTTCTGTATAATTCAAGAGTAGGTCAGTGGATTGTTTTGGCTTGGGGTCCCTCATGTGGTTCAGCTGGATGTTGGCCAGGTCTGCAGTCACCAAAAGGCTTGACTGGGCTGGGGGATCTGTGTCCAAGAAGGTACATCCCCATGGCCAGCAAGATGGCACTGGACTGGTAGATCTCAGCCCCTCTGTACATGGACCCCTCCAAGGGCTGCTGGGGGCTTTCGCTGCATGACCTTCCActcccctcaaaataaaaagaaatataaaaagaaaataaaaagaaaaataaaagagcaggCAGATGGTGGGCTATTTTAATGACTTACCTTTGGAAAAGACATAGTACCACTCCCCACCATATTCTACTCCTTAGATGGGATGTACTAGGTCTGGTCCACATTCAAGGGAAGAGAAATCAGACTCCAGCATTTGAAGGGAGGAGTAGCAAAGCCTCTGTACCTTTTAGAAATTATTCAAtatgtttttctaatattttttaaactgtggttTAAAAGACTATACAATTTGCCACTTTAGTCATTTTTAAGTGTGAACCTCAGTAagtgttaaatatattcatattatcaggcaacagatctccagaactgtTTCAACTTGCAAAACCGAAACTCTATACTGTGTACACATTTTGAAAGCAGCATGGGTGAACCAGGCTAACGAAAACTAAAAGGCAGAAGGCAGCCTTCTGGTTCATTCACCTAGATAACTCCAGGGCCACCACAGCACACGGTCATGGGAAGAGCTCGGAAAACATTTGCTAAATGATTAATGAGAACCAGACAGAAGGGGTGAGACGCAGCAGATGTGTCCTGTGTGAAAtgcacattgtgctccctgcttctctgccccaggGTCCCGCAAGGTGCCTGCATAGTATTTTGTAGACATTTGCAGCATTAAAATAGAGGACTAGGACCGGGAGGGATTCCTGACCACTTGAATGGTTTggtcttgaatttttttcaaaaaacagttatgggggcacctggatggctgtccattaagcatctgcctttcaccCAGATCGggctcccaggggcctgggatggagcctccaaccggactccttgttcagcagggagcctggatctccctccccctgcttgtgcctgtgctcgctctctttccctctcagacaaataaataaaatcttaaaagatcagttgtaaacaatattttaaaatgtctggaAAAAAAGGGCAAATCTTGCTTCAAACATAAGTTCAAATTGTAAGATGTTACAGTTTCTGACTTGACATCTAGGGCTTTAGGGTACATgataatgtttgtttgtttgttttcttttcttttcttttcttttcttttctttttgccacaTTCTATATATCTACCTCTAAACAAAATTTAGATTCAAAGCTGCAGTTTTAGACAATAGCTATATTTTTCAGATAATCAAAACAGGAACCAGAGATCAGTGAATATAACTGGCATAAAATGGATATCCTCTCATAAGTGAATTTCacagaaatattttgtatatattctgtCTTTGTGATTCAGATTTATTTCTGTGTCTTATTCGATCACATTTTGAAGGTAATCTTTCTATCTACTATAAGGCAGATTTATATCTGAAGAAGTGGGACATTTTTTCACAAGGTCCACTTACTAGATTGTAATTTCTCTCtatctatagaaagaaaaattttaaaggaattttctttaaagattttatttatatatttggcagaaagagggagagagggaacagaaccCAGGGGAGCGGCaggtggaagggaagggaggagcaggGTCTCTGTGGaccaggaagcccgatgcaggatcgGTCCCCgcaccctgagattgtgacctgagccgcaggcaggcgcttaacaaactaagccacccaggcacctccccaaagaaattttttagttgttttcaaGTACTTAccaaaacctctctctctctctctctctcactgacttatctatctatttatatattgaaaatattttcagtttatagGTATAACTTCATAATCTgggtatcttttttaaatttgcagcTGACTGTTGGGTCTGTAaccaaaggaacaagactgatacaaagcgaaggtcaagcaaagctttatttcacgccaagcatcgagaatcaaactgaccatcAAACCCACTGGCCGgggccgcctcttacagagaggcgacccctccctgcctcacagactaacttttatagagcaaaggccctgtggttgggcctggccacacacaggtggccaatgggattgtaacacacagagaaagctgcacagtcatgctaggtcacacacggggcgggggggggggctaattgaattacagtttaccccatagtagatatttgaacaaGCCTATCCCCTTGGTCAGAACTGGCGCCCAAAAGGtgggacccacactccttggtagctagggagacagtatgcaccccactgattggatgtctccacctggcctgccctgcccttgtatttgggctttgttacctgggactagtttcctggacttgcttttaagtaagttccctggggttgggggcgggcagggtcagtttaagttttattgcataaacaacaaaaccactgtttaactggatggaatcgctctggctaaataggccctcaCACTGAccataaattaaattttacttaaatcaTTTCAAACCTGCCTATTTCATATACTTGTAATTGGTAAGTCTTATCAGTGAGAATCACTGTCTTTAACAAAAATAAGTGGACCAAACATTCTTTATAAGCACATTTGAATAAACCCTCAGCATCAGCTCCACAATATTCATAAGTAGTCACATGCACGAACATTCACATCATGAAAAATAAAGCACAGCCTCCAGATCTTAAAGTTCCTGATGAGTCGAGCATTTCAGAGCATCTCACAACAGCGGTGCCCAGTATGTTAACAATTCCAGGGAAAATGACAGGTTCTGGATTTAGGAATACCAGCAGACTGCTGAGGCCTGCTTCTACCCTGGAATAAGTGGTATCGTAATTATTTCTCATGCACAAAGTCCCCAACCTCGTATTTCAAAACACGTTCTAAAGAGCATTcaacaagaaaagcaaataaactaGGGGATTACTAAAAACTCTGTAAGTGGTACTAAAATAGAGTCCCATAAGCATTCAACACAGCAAGCCGGTCGTTGtgtaataaatagaaaatcctgaACAAGAAGTGGGGTGTGTTTTGACAGGGTGAGCATGGTGATGCCCCAAAGAAAAGTAACATAAAAGAGAAGGTTCTAAAAATGTGAAGCACCAGCAGTTCCCCAGGGCTATACTTCCTCCTGACATTGtccttaagtttttaaaaaattagagaaaatggtGGGTTCGGGTTTGCTTTAggtcagctttcttttttctctttcccattctctatttctttcctgaaaaacaaacaaacaaacaatatatatatatatatatatatatatatatatatattatatagtaatataaaTCTCTATCTTTATTACAAGTATAATCACTTTGAattgaaagttgaaaatagagaaaacCATCCAAGGTCCTAGGATTCTAACAAAATAATCTAATCCcactttgatatatttttatcacttctCTTTGTTGCCTagactgaaacacacacacacacacacacacacacacacacacatgcagactcACACACATAGAGTTAACTATAAATTTTCAAGGCTGCGTGTTTATCCACTCTTCCCACATTGTCCAACACAAGTTATTTTTAGTTCTCTTAAATTCTAAGTAATGCTGTGTTATATATCTTTATGAATACATCCCCCCATGTTTAAAATTGCTACCTTCAAAGAGCAGAATTACTGGATTAAAGATTTAATACCCATTACCAAACTGCTTCCAAAGGAGTTGCACCATTTCACACTGTCACCTACAAAGTGTGAGTCTTCCTGTGTCACCTCGCCCTTGCCAGCCGAGTGATATTAAGATTTCCCCTTATTCTAATGAATTGAAACGGAGCCCATTCATCTAGCCAACTTTTTAATTACC encodes the following:
- the LOC131830546 gene encoding LOW QUALITY PROTEIN: SLA class II histocompatibility antigen, DQ haplotype D alpha chain-like (The sequence of the model RefSeq protein was modified relative to this genomic sequence to represent the inferred CDS: substituted 1 base at 1 genomic stop codon); its protein translation is MTLSRVLILGTLALTTMMSPGGSEDIVADHVGSYNIDVYQSYGPSGQSTQEFDGDEEFYVDLEKKETVWRLPVFSTFASFDPQGALRKLAIAKQNLNILTKRSNYTTATNEVPEVTVFPKSPVSLGQPNTLICLVDNIFPPVINITWLKNRHSVTEGVSETRFLARKDHSFLKFSYLTFLSSADDIYDCKVDHXGLDEPLLKHWEPEIPAPMSELTETVVCALGLSVGLVGIVVGTVFIIQGLRSSGASRHQGPL